In Anticarsia gemmatalis isolate Benzon Research Colony breed Stoneville strain chromosome 4, ilAntGemm2 primary, whole genome shotgun sequence, one DNA window encodes the following:
- the LOC142972465 gene encoding putative fatty acyl-CoA reductase CG5065, whose amino-acid sequence MSSEVNEWYKGRKVFVTGALGLMGKVLIEKLLYSVPDIGCVYALVRSKRGKTPETRIEDMWKLPLFQRIREEKPHVMKKLIPVTGDIMYDELGIDKTQLNELYNEVSIVFHFAASLRLEAPLKEGLEMNTKGTMRVLDMAKKMNKLVSFIHLSTAFCYPDYERMAEKVFDPPADPHEVLRAAGWLSDKQLEILAPSIYQKHPNSYTYSKRLAEALVRESYPQLPAVVVRPSIVTPSYKEPTPGWVDNLNGPIGLMVGAGKGVIRSMHCYGHYHAEVIPVDIAINSIIVIAYKTGKDTQRQSEIPVYNLTTGDDRNTTWKQVLDIGKATVRKFPFEGPLWYPDGNIRHNKFIHSLCVFFYHIVPAYFIDFLLFLFRQRRFMVRIQNRISVGLEVLQYFTTREWWFDTNNFKSLVGILNPVDKELFPMDLTIIEDEPYIESCMIGGKLYCLKEKMENLPRARLHNKILYVLDRLVSIFFYLLLLSWIVSYFEPARVLLSFGGPIVRYMPLVGKAVFKDEL is encoded by the exons ATGAGTTCAGAAGTAAACGAATGGTACAAGGGTCGGAAGGTGTTCGTGACGGGCGCCCTGGGGCTGATGGGCAAGGTGCTGATAGAGAAGCTGCTGTACAGCGTGCCCGACATAGGCTGCGTGTACGCGCTGGTGCGCTCCAAGCGCGGCAAGACTCCCGAGACACGCATCGAAGACATGTGGAAACTGCCT TTGTTCCAAAGAATAAGGGAGGAGAAGCCACATGTCATGAAGAAGCTGATCCCAGTTACCGGCGACATTATGTACGATGAACTGGGCATCGACAAAACTCAACTGAATGAGTTGTATAATGAG GTATCAATAGTATTTCACTTCGCAGCCAGCTTGAGGCTGGAGGCGCCACTAAAGGAAGGCCTGGAGATGAACACTAAGGGCACCATGAGAGTCCTCGACATGGCCAAGAAGATGAACAAACTCGTGTCTTTCATACATTTGTCTACGGCCTTCTGTTATCCTGACTACGAAAGAATGGCTGAAAAG GTGTTCGACCCTCCCGCCGACCCGCACGAAGTCCTCCGCGCGGCCGGCTGGCTGTCAGACAAGCAACTGGAGATCCTAGCACCATCTATCTACCAGAAGCACCCCAACTCGTACACGTACTCCAAGCGATTGGCTGAAGCTCTCGTGAGGGAGAGCTACCCTCAGTTACCCGCGGTTGTAGTACGACCTAGTATAG TAACTCCATCGTACAAGGAGCCGACCCCCGGATGGGTGGACAACCTGAACGGGCCGATCGGTCTAATGGTGGGCGCGGGCAAGGGCGTCATCCGCTCCATGCACTGCTACGGCCACTACCACGCCGAGGTCATTCCTGTAGACATCGCTATCAACAGCATCATCGTTATTGCTTATAAGACTGGCAAGGATACACAGAG ACAGTCAGAGATTCCCGTATACAACTTGACCACGGGTGACGATAGAAACACAACTTGGAAGCAAGTGCTGGACATTGGCAAGGCAACAGTACGCAAGTTCCCATTCGAAGGTCCACTGTGGTACCCCGACGGGAACATACGACACAACAAGTTTATACACAGTCTCTGCGTATTCTTCTACCACATCGTGCCAGCTTACTTCATTGACTTCTTGCTGTTTCTGTTTAGACAGAGACgatt CATGGTGCGAATCCAAAACAGAATTTCAGTTGGTCTAGAAGTGCTCCAATACTTTACCACTCGCGAGTGGTGGTTTGACACGAACAACTTTAAGTCTCTAGTGGGTATACTGAACCCCGTGGACAAGGAACTCTTCCCCATGGACCTGACCATCATTGAAGATGAACCTTACATCGAGAGCTGCATGATTGGAGGGAAACTATACTGCCTTAAGGAGAAAATGGAAAACTTGCCGAGAGCGAGGCTGCATAATAAGAT TCTCTACGTCCTGGACCGCCTGGTCTCCATCTTCTTTTACCTTCTGCTGCTGTCATGGATCGTGAGCTACTTCGAGCCTGCCAGGGTACTGCTCTCATTCGGCGGGCCCATCGTCAGGTACATGCCGCTTGTTGGCAAAGCCGTATTTAAAGAcgaactttaa